The following nucleotide sequence is from Alkalihalobacillus sp. LMS39.
TCTTTAGAAAGGTATTCCATTGAAGCAAAAGACGGTTCGATTGGAGTAGTGGAAGATGTGTATTTCGATGAAGACAATTGGACAATTCGTTATTTAGTTGTCAACACGAACCCGTGGTTACCCGGACAAAAAAGGTTAATTAGCCCAATTTCAATCGAAACGGTCGATACGTTAGTCAATATGGTACGTGTAGATTTAGCAAAAGAAGAAATTAAAAATAGCCCCTCTATTGATACTCATTTGCCTATATCAAAGCAATATGAAAAAAAGTTTCATGATTTCTATGGGTATCCTCCTTATTGGGTGGGACCAGGTGTATGGGGCAATGAAACATATGCTAGAGGGTTAATGCTACAACATGCAGAAGTTGCCGGTGGAGTAGTAAAAGAAGACTTTATGAAACGGGAGATTGATAAATATGAAGAGGAAGGCAAGTCACTTTTGCATAGTGGCAAAGAAATAACTGGCAAAATCAATGGCTATCGGATTAATGCAAAAGGTGAGACATTTGGACAAGTCGTTGATATTCTCATTGAAAAAGATACATGGACGATACGATATTTTCTAGTGGAAACAAAGAAATGGCTTCCTTCAAAAGAAGTCATCGTTTCGACAGACTGGATTCAGTCTGTGAATTGGGAAACTAGAGAAATTCAAATGGATATCACGAAAGAAGCTGTAGAAAATAGTCCACAATTTATAAGAGACAAGCATCCAGACCGAGAATTTGAACATCAATTGTTTACCCATTATCGACGCCGAAAATATTGGGATTAACATTGACAACATTTTCATCTTTCTATAATCTA
It contains:
- a CDS encoding PRC-barrel domain-containing protein, whose product is MMLFYSSSLERYSIEAKDGSIGVVEDVYFDEDNWTIRYLVVNTNPWLPGQKRLISPISIETVDTLVNMVRVDLAKEEIKNSPSIDTHLPISKQYEKKFHDFYGYPPYWVGPGVWGNETYARGLMLQHAEVAGGVVKEDFMKREIDKYEEEGKSLLHSGKEITGKINGYRINAKGETFGQVVDILIEKDTWTIRYFLVETKKWLPSKEVIVSTDWIQSVNWETREIQMDITKEAVENSPQFIRDKHPDREFEHQLFTHYRRRKYWD